A window of the Cicer arietinum cultivar CDC Frontier isolate Library 1 chromosome 6, Cicar.CDCFrontier_v2.0, whole genome shotgun sequence genome harbors these coding sequences:
- the LOC101511263 gene encoding protein JINGUBANG, producing the protein MTDTKGGTMLIERNNTNNNNNNKIHRPKLGAFLHSEPTLFNISNNDDDHHGRISNASAASPRTYYGDSSSTPTSSSNNASPFMLSPWNQASSPLSKSPWLMPSSEAMNFFHQRDNNEDNYFPENGLIGSLVREEGHIYSLAVSGDLLYTGSDSKNIRVWKELKDYTGFKSNSGLVKTIVISDGRIFTGHQDGKIRIWKISSTNSKIHKRVGSLPTFKEYVTSSMNPKNYVEVRRHKNAVKVKHFDAVSSLSLDKTEGLLYSGSWDKTVKVWRVSDSKCMESINAHDDAVNAVIAAFQGYVFTGSADGTVKMWKRETDGKGKKTKHVLDRILLKQENAVTALAVNHSSTVVYCGSSDGLVNFWERQDKNSLTHGGVLKGHKLAVLCLEAAGNLVFXXXADKNVCVWRREESGTHICLSVLTGHTGPVKCIAVEEQKEEEDDNRDCVKENQRWIVYTGSLDKSVKVWRVSEYAPKLKMMQGWAALNSPYEYESSPATRLSYSAPGTISVNNTNSNTRHLQK; encoded by the exons ATGACAGACACAAAAGGTGGAACCATGTTAATAGAACGAAATAAtaccaataataataacaacaacaaaatacacAGACCAAAATTAGGAGCTTTTCTGCACTCAGAACCGACGTTGTTTAACATCTCTAACAACGACGATGATCATCATGGCCGTATCAGCAACGCCTCCGCCGCAAGTCCTCGAACTTATTACGGCGACAGTAGCAGCACCCCAACAAGCAGCAGCAACAATGCTTCTCCTTTCATGTTATCTCCATGGAACCAAGCTTCATCTCCCCTCAGCAAATCACCATGGTTAATGCCATCATCAGAAGCGATGAACTTCTTCCACCAACGCGACAATAACGAAGATAACTACTTTCCGGAAAACGGCCTAATCGGGTCGCTCGTTCGCGAAGAAGGTCATATATACTCTTTAGCCGTTTCTGGTGACTTGTTATACACCGGTTCCGATAGCAAAAACATAAGGGTGTGGAAAGAACTTAAAGATTACACAGGTTTCAAATCAAACAGCGGTTTAGTCAAAACAATAGTAATTTCCGACGGAAGAATTTTCACAGGTCACCAAGACGGAAAAATCAGAATTTGGAAAATTTCTTCTACAAATTCCAAAATTCATAAACGCGTTGGAAGCTTACCAACGTTTAAAGAATATGTAACAAGTTCAATGAATCCGAAGAACTACGTTGAAGTTCGGCGACATAAAAACGCGGTGAAAGTGAAGCATTTCGACGCTGTTTCTAGTTTGAGTTTGGATAAAACAGAAGGGTTGTTGTATTCAGGTTCGTGGGACAAAACGGTGAAAGTTTGGCGCGTTTCAGATTCAAAGTGTATGGAATCGATTAACGCTCACGATGATGCGGTGAACGCGGTGATTGCTGCATTTCAAGGCTACGTCTTCACCGGTTCCGCTGACGGAACGGTGAAAATGTGGAAGAGGGAAACAGATGGAAAGGGGAAGAAAACGAAACATGTTTTGGATAGGATTTTATTGAAGCAAGAGAACGCCGTGACGGCGTTAGCGGTTAACCATTCATCGACGGTGGTTTATTGCGGTTCGTCTGACGGGTTAGTTAATTTCTGGGAACGTCAGGATAAGAATAGTTTAACCCACGGAGGCGTTTTAAAGGGACATAAACTGGCCGTGTTGTGTCTGGAGGCGGCCGGAAACCTCGTATTT NNNNNNNAAGCCGATAAGAATGTCTGCGTGTGGAGGCGTGAAGAGAGTGGGACCCACATATGTCTTTCCGTTTTGACGGGACACACGGGTCCCGTTAAGTGCATTGCCGTTGAAGAACAAAAGGAGGAGGAGGATGATAATCGTGATTGTGTGAAGGAAAATCAACGGTGGATAGTTTACACTGGAAGTTTGGATAAGTCTGTAAAGGTATGGCGCGTGTCTGAATACGCGCCAAAATTGAAAATGATGCAAGGTTGGGCAGCTTTGAATTCGCCTTATGAATATGAATCCTCCCCCGCCACCAGATTGAGTTATTCTGCCCCAGGAACAATCAGTGTCAACAATACCAATAGCAATACAAGACacttgcaaaaataa